A stretch of Synechococcus sp. WH 8020 DNA encodes these proteins:
- a CDS encoding sulfurtransferase TusA family protein, whose product MSDAQPDHSLDLRGTPCPTNFIRCRLALEAMRPGQQLQVDLDRGEPEEMVIPGLTRDGHQVEVTDESKDWVRLQVVCGG is encoded by the coding sequence ATGAGTGATGCCCAACCCGATCATTCTCTGGATCTAAGGGGCACTCCCTGTCCAACCAATTTCATTCGTTGCCGTTTGGCCTTGGAGGCCATGCGTCCCGGGCAGCAGCTTCAGGTTGATCTCGATCGAGGTGAGCCTGAGGAGATGGTCATCCCAGGACTGACTCGGGATGGTCATCAGGTGGAGGTGACGGACGAATCCAAAGATTGGGTGCGTCTTCAGGTGGTGTGTGGTGGTTGA
- the murB gene encoding UDP-N-acetylmuramate dehydrogenase, translating into MFTGDRGLNDLLESGVLQQQVCLANYTTWRVGGPAEWLAEPSDAEQCLRLLQWAQQEGLKTRVIGAGSNLLIADAGLPGLTLCMRRLQGSQLDAESGLVKALAGEPLPTLARRAARLGLHGLEWAVGIPGTVGGAATMNAGAQGGSTADSLTSVEVIDRSLTDTVRSTTRLSNADLAYDYRYSLLQGSEHLVIAAQFQLEPGHDAKELLRKTSGNLSHRTTTQPYQWPSCGSVFRNPEPEKAGQLIEGLGLKGKRIGGAEVSAVHANFIVNVGDAKADDIRALIDLVQAEVERRHGITLHPEVKRLGFQTTD; encoded by the coding sequence ATGTTCACCGGCGATCGCGGCCTGAATGACCTTCTCGAGTCCGGGGTCCTCCAACAGCAGGTGTGCCTCGCGAACTACACCACATGGCGTGTAGGAGGTCCAGCTGAATGGTTGGCCGAACCCAGCGATGCTGAGCAATGTCTCAGGCTTCTCCAATGGGCCCAACAGGAAGGTCTGAAGACGCGAGTGATTGGAGCCGGATCGAACCTGCTGATTGCTGACGCTGGTCTTCCTGGTCTCACACTGTGTATGCGCCGACTCCAGGGCAGCCAACTGGATGCCGAATCAGGGCTGGTGAAGGCTTTAGCGGGTGAACCACTGCCAACGCTTGCCAGGCGCGCAGCCAGGCTTGGATTGCATGGGCTGGAATGGGCCGTTGGCATCCCTGGAACCGTGGGTGGGGCCGCAACCATGAACGCCGGTGCTCAAGGCGGCTCAACAGCCGACTCCCTGACCTCGGTGGAGGTCATCGATCGATCGCTGACGGACACGGTGAGGTCCACAACGAGGCTCAGTAATGCCGATCTCGCCTACGACTACCGATACAGCCTTCTTCAAGGCAGCGAACACTTGGTGATTGCAGCGCAGTTCCAATTGGAGCCAGGCCACGACGCCAAGGAGTTGCTGCGGAAGACCAGTGGCAATCTCAGTCATCGCACCACCACCCAGCCTTATCAATGGCCAAGCTGCGGAAGTGTGTTTCGCAACCCAGAGCCTGAAAAAGCTGGTCAGCTCATCGAGGGCTTAGGGCTCAAGGGGAAACGGATCGGAGGCGCGGAGGTCTCAGCGGTGCATGCCAATTTCATCGTCAACGTTGGCGATGCCAAAGCGGATGACATCCGCGCCTTGATCGACTTAGTTCAAGCCGAAGTGGAACGGAGACACGGAATCACTTTGCATCCTGAAGTGAAACGCTTGGGCTTTCAAACGACCGATTAG
- the dnaJ gene encoding molecular chaperone DnaJ, with translation MADYYDLLGVSRDADADTLKRAYRRMARQYHPDINKDAGAEDRFKEIGRAYEVLSDPQTRGRYDQFGEAGLGGGGGMPDMGDMGGFADIFETFFSGFGGAAGGAGRQRRRGPQQGDDLRYDLTIDFDQAVFGQEREIRIPHLETCTTCGGSGAKAGSGPTTCTTCGGVGQVRRATRTPFGNFEQVAECPSCNGTGQVIADPCSSCGGQGVTQVRKKLRINIPAGVDTGTRLRVSGEGNAGLRGGPSGDLYVFLTVKSHPSLRRDGLTVLSEVKVSYLQAILGDTIEVETVDGPESLEIPAGTQPNSVLTLENKGIPKLGNPVARGHQRISVTVTLPTRLNDEERGLLEDLAGHHSARGEQHHHHKSGLFARLFGQR, from the coding sequence ATGGCCGATTACTACGACTTACTTGGTGTAAGCAGGGATGCAGATGCCGACACCCTGAAGCGCGCTTACAGGCGGATGGCTCGCCAATATCACCCTGATATCAATAAAGACGCCGGAGCTGAAGATCGCTTCAAGGAGATCGGTCGCGCCTACGAGGTGCTGAGCGATCCCCAAACTCGGGGGCGGTATGACCAGTTCGGTGAGGCCGGGCTCGGTGGTGGCGGTGGCATGCCCGATATGGGCGATATGGGTGGCTTTGCAGATATCTTCGAAACCTTTTTCAGTGGGTTTGGTGGTGCTGCTGGTGGGGCAGGGCGTCAGCGCAGGCGAGGTCCTCAACAGGGAGATGATCTGCGCTACGACCTCACGATTGATTTTGACCAGGCTGTCTTCGGTCAAGAGCGGGAGATTCGCATCCCCCACCTCGAGACCTGCACCACCTGTGGTGGCAGTGGTGCCAAAGCAGGCAGTGGTCCGACAACCTGTACCACCTGTGGCGGAGTTGGGCAGGTGCGTCGCGCCACTCGGACTCCGTTTGGGAATTTTGAGCAGGTGGCTGAATGCCCCAGTTGCAATGGCACTGGCCAGGTGATTGCTGACCCTTGTAGCTCCTGTGGTGGTCAAGGCGTCACGCAAGTCCGTAAGAAATTGCGAATCAACATTCCTGCTGGGGTCGACACGGGCACCCGCTTGCGGGTTTCCGGTGAGGGCAATGCTGGGCTGCGTGGCGGTCCATCCGGAGATTTGTATGTCTTTCTCACGGTTAAATCCCATCCGAGCCTGAGGCGTGATGGCCTCACTGTCCTCTCGGAGGTGAAGGTCAGTTATCTGCAGGCAATCCTGGGAGACACCATTGAGGTGGAAACGGTGGATGGACCCGAATCGCTGGAGATTCCTGCAGGTACCCAGCCCAATTCGGTTTTAACGCTTGAAAACAAGGGGATCCCCAAGCTGGGCAATCCAGTGGCCCGTGGTCATCAGCGCATCTCCGTCACGGTGACATTGCCGACCCGTCTCAACGATGAGGAACGCGGTCTCCTCGAAGATTTGGCTGGACACCATTCAGCCCGTGGCGAACAGCACCATCACCACAAGAGTGGCCTATTTGCACGACTCTTCGGGCAACGCTGA
- the murC gene encoding UDP-N-acetylmuramate--L-alanine ligase: protein MADSIQPQKHIHFIGMGGIGMSALALILAERGHSVSGSDRKLTPAMQALESKALALFESQVSKNFAHLQSRGIEAPLVVVSTAIPSTNPELIEAQRLDLTIWHRSDLLAWLIEQQPAIAVAGSHGKTTTSTVVTTLLATVGEDPTAVIGGVVPCYGSNGHTGHGRLLVAEADESDGSLVKFKASLGIITNLELDHTDHYRNLDDLIETMKTFGRGCKRLLINHDDPILKEHFEADACWSVHQVETADYAALPVQLDGDRTIADYYEQGHRVGQITLPLPGLHNLSNVVAALAACRMEGVPIDALLSAVTELRSPGRRFDFRGEWQGRQVVDDYAHHPSEVQATLTMAQLMVQSGRSPLPHTPKRLLAVFQPHRYSRTEEFLNAFAQALVSAEVLVLAPIYGAGEQPIEGINSELLARTIRLIDPNQPVFVASTMEQLTGLVKQHSRPDDLILAMGAGDVNSLWERLSKKGIGGEASCSPAIAA, encoded by the coding sequence TTGGCCGATTCGATCCAGCCCCAGAAGCACATTCACTTCATTGGGATGGGCGGAATCGGCATGTCGGCCCTGGCTCTAATTCTCGCTGAACGAGGCCATTCGGTCAGTGGATCCGACCGGAAACTCACACCTGCAATGCAGGCCCTTGAGAGCAAAGCACTCGCCCTATTCGAAAGCCAGGTCTCGAAGAATTTTGCCCATCTCCAATCACGCGGCATCGAAGCCCCCTTGGTGGTAGTGAGTACGGCCATACCCAGCACCAATCCAGAGCTGATCGAAGCGCAGCGCTTGGATTTAACGATTTGGCATCGCTCAGACCTCTTGGCCTGGTTGATCGAACAACAACCCGCTATTGCTGTTGCTGGTAGCCATGGAAAAACCACCACAAGCACTGTGGTGACAACACTCCTCGCCACGGTTGGCGAAGACCCCACAGCGGTGATTGGTGGTGTCGTTCCGTGTTACGGCAGCAACGGGCACACCGGTCATGGTCGTCTCCTTGTGGCAGAGGCAGACGAATCCGATGGATCACTGGTGAAATTCAAAGCCAGTCTGGGGATCATCACCAATCTCGAACTGGACCATACAGACCATTACCGCAATCTCGACGACTTGATCGAGACGATGAAAACCTTTGGGCGCGGCTGCAAACGCCTACTCATTAATCACGACGACCCAATTCTCAAAGAACACTTTGAAGCTGATGCCTGTTGGTCAGTTCATCAGGTCGAGACAGCGGATTACGCCGCTTTACCTGTGCAACTCGATGGTGATCGCACCATCGCTGACTATTACGAGCAGGGGCATCGGGTTGGTCAAATCACCCTTCCCCTTCCTGGCCTCCACAACCTGAGCAACGTTGTGGCTGCTTTGGCGGCTTGCCGCATGGAAGGGGTTCCCATCGATGCGCTTTTATCGGCTGTAACTGAACTGCGTTCCCCAGGACGCCGCTTTGATTTCCGGGGGGAGTGGCAGGGCAGACAAGTCGTGGATGACTATGCCCATCACCCCAGCGAAGTGCAAGCAACATTGACCATGGCCCAGCTGATGGTGCAAAGCGGCCGAAGCCCGTTGCCACACACACCCAAACGCCTTCTCGCTGTTTTCCAACCACACCGCTACAGCAGGACAGAAGAATTTCTCAACGCCTTTGCTCAAGCACTCGTGTCCGCTGAAGTCCTCGTTCTTGCTCCGATTTATGGAGCCGGAGAACAACCGATCGAGGGCATCAATAGTGAGCTTCTAGCGCGCACCATTCGGCTGATTGATCCCAATCAGCCCGTCTTTGTAGCTAGCACTATGGAGCAGCTCACAGGTCTGGTGAAACAGCACAGTCGGCCTGATGACCTGATCTTGGCGATGGGTGCTGGTGATGTAAACAGTCTCTGGGAACGCCTGTCTAAGAAAGGAATTGGAGGAGAGGCGTCATGTTCACCGGCGATCGCGGCCTGA
- the grpE gene encoding nucleotide exchange factor GrpE, with product MSGDASIPANDSASDVPEAQQDPTPSVEETPDAASPDPASEGVPSAQNNEARLEQLEREHSTLRQEHETLSSQYVRIAADFDNFRKRQSRDQDDLKLQITCSTLTEILPVVDNFERARQQLDPQGEEAQSLHRSYQGLYKQLVDVLKQLGVAPMRVVGQEFDPSLHEAVLREPSDEHPEDVVVEELQRGYHLSGKVLRHALVKVSMGPGPQQSDAAAQATEGGDSSPPIQGDDGSPMPTASE from the coding sequence ATGAGCGGCGACGCTTCCATCCCGGCTAACGATTCGGCATCGGATGTTCCCGAAGCCCAGCAGGACCCCACACCCTCTGTTGAGGAGACACCCGACGCTGCTTCTCCAGACCCTGCTTCAGAGGGAGTTCCCTCCGCTCAGAACAATGAGGCGCGGCTTGAGCAACTGGAGCGCGAGCACAGCACCCTCCGCCAAGAACACGAAACCTTGAGTAGTCAGTACGTGCGCATTGCGGCCGACTTTGACAACTTCCGCAAACGTCAGAGCCGGGATCAGGACGATCTGAAGCTGCAGATCACCTGCAGCACCCTGACTGAAATTCTTCCTGTGGTGGATAACTTCGAACGGGCTCGCCAACAGCTTGATCCTCAAGGAGAGGAAGCCCAATCGCTGCATCGCAGTTATCAGGGTCTCTACAAGCAGCTCGTTGATGTTCTCAAGCAACTTGGTGTGGCCCCAATGCGGGTTGTAGGACAAGAGTTCGACCCCAGTCTCCATGAAGCGGTGTTACGCGAACCCAGTGACGAGCACCCAGAAGATGTGGTGGTTGAAGAACTACAGCGTGGCTATCACCTCAGCGGCAAGGTCTTGCGTCACGCTTTAGTCAAGGTGTCGATGGGACCTGGACCGCAGCAATCAGATGCCGCGGCTCAAGCGACAGAGGGCGGTGACAGCTCCCCACCAATCCAAGGAGATGATGGCTCCCCGATGCCTACGGCGAGCGAATGA
- a CDS encoding YbaB/EbfC family nucleoid-associated protein, producing the protein MAGFGLPNFGQLTEAFRKAQQIQQDAQKLQEELDAMEIEGNSEDGRASIWLSGNQQPLRVRLDPSLLSEGQEATETATLAALQSAYERSTGTMKERMEELTGGLNLNLPGMGG; encoded by the coding sequence ATGGCAGGGTTTGGACTTCCCAATTTCGGACAACTCACTGAGGCATTCCGAAAGGCCCAACAAATCCAGCAAGACGCGCAAAAACTGCAAGAGGAACTCGATGCCATGGAGATCGAGGGCAACAGTGAAGACGGTCGAGCCAGCATCTGGTTGTCTGGCAATCAACAGCCATTAAGAGTGCGACTGGATCCATCCCTCTTGAGCGAAGGACAGGAAGCCACAGAAACCGCCACACTCGCCGCCTTGCAATCGGCCTATGAGCGCTCCACCGGAACGATGAAAGAACGCATGGAAGAGCTCACAGGCGGACTCAATCTCAACCTCCCCGGGATGGGCGGCTGA
- the gap gene encoding type I glyceraldehyde-3-phosphate dehydrogenase — MTLRVAINGFGRIGRNVLRGWISRGADTGLEIVGMNSTADPKTSAHLLTYDSILGRLDPSVDIKTTDDSMFINGKEIKFFADRNPLNCPWKEWGVDLVIESTGVFNTDEKASMHIKAGAKKVILTAPGKGAGVGTFVVGVNDDQYRHEDWDILSNASCTTNCLAPIVKVLDQNFGMEWGLMTTIHSYTGDQRILDNNHRDLRRARAAALNMVPTTTGAAKAVALVYPEVKGKLTGFAMRVPTPNVSAVDLTFGTSKGPSVEEVKAAMKSASENGMKGIIKYTDLPLVSTDYAGTNESTIFDADLTYAMGDKAVKILAWYDNEWGYSQRVVDLAEVVAKGWK, encoded by the coding sequence ATGACCCTGCGCGTTGCCATCAATGGATTCGGCCGAATTGGTCGCAATGTGCTGAGGGGTTGGATCAGCCGCGGTGCTGACACTGGTCTGGAAATCGTGGGCATGAACTCCACGGCTGATCCCAAGACCAGCGCCCACCTACTCACCTACGACTCGATCTTGGGTCGTTTGGACCCATCAGTGGATATCAAAACCACTGATGACTCCATGTTCATCAATGGCAAGGAAATCAAATTCTTCGCCGATCGCAATCCCCTCAATTGCCCCTGGAAGGAATGGGGTGTGGATCTGGTGATCGAATCAACCGGTGTGTTCAACACCGACGAAAAGGCCAGCATGCATATCAAGGCTGGTGCCAAGAAGGTGATTCTTACCGCTCCTGGTAAGGGTGCTGGGGTCGGCACGTTCGTGGTTGGAGTCAACGACGATCAGTACCGCCACGAAGACTGGGACATTCTGAGCAACGCCAGTTGCACCACCAACTGCCTGGCGCCAATTGTCAAGGTTCTGGATCAGAATTTCGGCATGGAATGGGGCTTGATGACCACCATTCACAGCTATACCGGTGACCAAAGAATTCTGGATAACAACCATCGCGACTTGCGTCGTGCCCGTGCAGCAGCACTGAACATGGTGCCGACCACAACGGGTGCAGCGAAGGCTGTTGCCCTGGTGTACCCCGAAGTGAAGGGCAAGCTCACTGGCTTCGCCATGCGCGTGCCTACTCCGAATGTGTCCGCTGTTGACCTGACCTTTGGAACATCCAAGGGCCCAAGTGTTGAGGAGGTCAAAGCTGCCATGAAGAGTGCCTCTGAAAACGGCATGAAGGGAATCATCAAGTACACCGACTTGCCCCTCGTTTCCACCGACTACGCCGGTACGAACGAATCAACCATCTTTGACGCTGATCTCACCTATGCGATGGGCGACAAGGCTGTGAAGATTCTTGCTTGGTACGACAATGAGTGGGGCTACAGCCAGCGCGTTGTTGACTTGGCTGAGGTTGTTGCCAAAGGTTGGAAGTAA
- the rsgA gene encoding ribosome small subunit-dependent GTPase A codes for MVVALQANYLEVELDQVSEVIPSRLLCTRRTRLSHRGEAVYVGDRVRVEAIDVSHARAVVSHVEPRVSFLTRPPVANATTVVVALAVDQPAFDPDQASRFLLTAERTSLVVQLVLTKTDLLDPEALERLRERLQAWGYPPLLVSTCSGRGLSKLKQSLAGSSLSVLCGPSGVGKSSLLNALIPELDLRIGAVSGRLQRGRHTTRHVELHRLGAQARVADTPGFNRPELPDDPRNLEVLFPELRAQLEHHPCRFRDCLHRDEPGCGVTRDWERYPIYRRAVEELLGLSRPSRGG; via the coding sequence ATGGTTGTTGCGCTCCAGGCCAATTACTTAGAGGTGGAGCTGGATCAGGTTTCTGAGGTGATTCCCTCACGACTGCTGTGCACTCGGCGCACGCGTTTGAGCCATCGCGGTGAGGCTGTTTATGTCGGTGATCGCGTCAGGGTGGAAGCCATTGATGTGAGTCATGCCCGTGCGGTGGTCTCTCATGTCGAACCTCGCGTCAGTTTTCTGACACGCCCGCCAGTAGCCAATGCCACCACGGTGGTCGTGGCATTGGCGGTGGATCAACCTGCTTTTGATCCCGACCAGGCCAGTCGTTTTCTGTTGACCGCAGAGCGAACCTCACTGGTGGTGCAGCTGGTCCTAACGAAAACCGATCTCTTAGATCCGGAGGCATTGGAGCGGCTGCGCGAGCGCCTCCAGGCCTGGGGGTACCCTCCGCTGTTGGTGTCGACGTGCAGCGGTCGTGGGCTCTCCAAGCTGAAACAAAGCCTTGCGGGATCGTCTCTGTCAGTGCTGTGCGGTCCCTCAGGAGTTGGGAAGAGCTCATTGCTGAACGCTTTGATCCCAGAGCTGGATTTGCGGATCGGTGCCGTATCAGGACGGCTTCAGCGTGGACGTCACACCACCCGGCATGTGGAATTGCATCGCTTGGGCGCTCAGGCACGGGTTGCTGATACGCCTGGTTTTAACCGGCCAGAGTTGCCAGACGACCCCAGGAACCTTGAGGTTTTGTTTCCTGAATTACGAGCTCAGCTCGAGCATCATCCGTGCCGTTTTCGGGATTGTTTGCACCGTGATGAACCTGGATGCGGAGTCACCCGCGATTGGGAGCGCTATCCGATTTACAGGCGAGCTGTGGAGGAACTTCTAGGTCTCAGCCGCCCATCCCGGGGAGGTTGA